One genomic segment of Scylla paramamosain isolate STU-SP2022 chromosome 9, ASM3559412v1, whole genome shotgun sequence includes these proteins:
- the LOC135103263 gene encoding uncharacterized protein LOC135103263, translating into MRRKGASEKYVRVIQDMYAGSRTRVRSSVGTTEEFRVRVGLHQGSSLFNLLMDDSVQNIKEEAPWTMLFADDIVLVDESRDGVERKLERWRGALEGRGLRISREKTEYLNFNGRQESEVWIQDMKLKGVKEFRYLGSHKSADGSLDGEIIHRIQSGWKNWKRTTGVLCDRKICAKVKGKCSSRLLDPHCYMVWRRGQ; encoded by the coding sequence atgagaaggaaaggagcatcAGAGAAGTATGTGAGAGTGATCCAGGACATGTACGCAGGCTCAAGGACGAGGGTAAGGAGCAGTGTGGGAACAACAGAGGAGTTCCGTGTGAGAGTGGGTCTGCACCAGGGATCTTCTCTGTTCAACCTACTCATGGATGATAGTGTTCAAaatataaaggaggaggcaCCATGGACCATGTTGTTCGCGGATGACATCGTCTTGGTGGATGAAAGTAGAGATGGGGTAGAGAGAAAGTTGGAGAGATGGCGAGGAGCATTGGAAGGGAGAGGTTTGAGAATTAGCAGGGAGAAGACGGAATATTTGAATTTTAATGGTCGACAGGAAAGCGAAGTATGGATACAAGATATGAAGTTAAAGGGTGTTAAGGAGTTCAGATACTTGGGCTCTCATAAATCAGCGGACGGCAGCCTGGATGGAGAGATCATTCACCGTATCCAATCGGGTTGGAAGAATTGGAAAAGAACAACTGGAGTGCTCTGTGACCGAAAAATTTGTgctaaagtaaagggaaagtgTTCAAGTCGGTTGTTAGACCCGCATTGTTATATGGTGTGGAGACGTGGCCAATAA